In the Fusarium oxysporum f. sp. lycopersici 4287 chromosome 9, whole genome shotgun sequence genome, one interval contains:
- a CDS encoding homoaconitase, mitochondrial translates to MVAFRRAVALNAVAVARLQSRTLISRSRSLAIATQHRAYTSPSARRQYAFHSQLESSSTPNPSAFQYQRAPVVENPQTLIEKIAQKHAQGLASGKKIKAGSYIALRPQHIMSHDNTWPIAKKWLDLQASKIHDNRQLVFTLDHDVSNMSESNLRKYSLIREFAEKHGITNYPAGRGIGHQIMIEEGYAWPETVSVASDSHSNMYGGVGCLGTAVVRTDAAAIWATGQTWWQVPPVAKVTFTGILPPGVTGKDVIIALCGLFRDDQVLNHAIEFAGGESLTIDERLTISNMTTEWGALAGVFPVDDMLISWYRGKATTNAMFNGSSKDRINHKRIDELEQNRMSADPGATYAKELYLNLSTLSPIVSGPNSVKVATPLNKLEAENIPVNKAYLVSCTNSRASDIAAAARVFREAAKEGKAAKVAPGVEFYISAASIPEQKIAEEAGDWQVLVEAGAIPMISGCGQCIGLGKGLLEPGEVGISASNRNFKGRMGSTSAKAYLSSPEIVAASALQGKIAGPGWYQKPEGVEKVIIGEGSGDFVADKALSIEDALDKIINEADALIAAAEKSEGAAEEASPAAAAAEEESLTEILPGFPEKVEGEIVFCDSDNINTDGIYPGKYTYEDNISPEKMAEVCMENYDTEFGKIAQPGDILVTGFNFGCGSSREQAATAILAKKIPLVVSGSFGNIFSRNSINNALMGVEVPRLVERLRETYKNDTEKPLTRRTGWKFVWDVRRSKVVVTEKDGKQWEQKVGELPANVQEIIAKGGLEKWVKSKIEA, encoded by the exons ATGGTTGCTTTT AGGAGAGCAGTCGCTCTCAACGCTGTTGCCGTCGCGCGACTCCAATCCCGAACCTTGATATCCCGCTCCCGATCTCTCGCCATCGCCACACAACACCGCGCCTACACGTCACCGAGTGCCCGTCGACAGTATGCTTTCCATTCTCAACTCGAGAGCTCGTCTACTCCTAATCCTTCGGCTTTCCAGTACCAGCGGGCGCCTGTGGTGGAGAATCCCCAGACTCTCATAGAGAAAATCGCCCAAAAACACGCCCAAGGCCTCGCTTCTgggaagaagatcaaggctggcTCGTACATTGCTTTGCGGCCGCAGCATATTATGAGTCACGACAACACCTGGCCTATAGCTAAAAAATGGCTCGATTTGCAAGCTTCTAAGATCCATGATAATCGTCAACTTG TGTTCACGTTAGACCACGACGTGTCAAATATGTCAGAGAGTAACCTCCGGAAGTACTCTCTAATTCGTGAATTCGCCGAGAAGCATGGGATTACGAACTATCCTGCCGGGAGGGGAATTGGACACCAGATTATGATTGAGGAGG GATATGCTTGGCCAGAGACAGTTTCTGTGGCTAGTGACAGCCATAGTAACATGTATGGAG GTGTAGGTTGTCTCGGTACTGCTGTCGTTCGTACAGACGCAGCCGCCATCTGGGCTACAGGACAGACCTGGTGGCAGGTCCCCCCTGTCGCAAAGGTCACTTTCACTGGCATTCTTCCCCCCGGCGTCACCGGAAAGGATGTCATTATTGCTCTTTGCGGCCTCTTCCGCGATGATCAAGTATTGAACCACGCCATTGAGTTTGCTGGTGGTGAGAGTCTCACTATTGACGAGCGCTTGACTATCAGCAACATGACCACGGAGTGGGGTGCCCTCGCAGGTGTCTTCCCTGTTGACGATATGCTCATCTCATGGTACCGCGGCAAGGCCACCACTAATGCCATGTTCAACGGCTCTTCGAAGGATCGCATCAACCACAAGCGAATCGACGAGCTCGAGCAGAACAGAATGTCTGCTGACCCCGGTGCCACATACGCCAAGGAGCTGTATCTCAACCTATCTACTCTTTCACCGATCGTCTCAGGGCCCAACTCCGTCAAGGTTGCCACCCCCCTGAACAAGCTCGAGGCCGAGAACATCCCCGTGAACAAGGCTTACCTTGTGTCTTGCACCAACTCTCGCGCTTCTGATATCGCAGCTGCTGCTCGTGTCTTCCGtgaggctgccaaggaggGTAAGGCTGCCAAGGTTGCGCCAGGTGTCGAATTCTACATCTCTGCGGCATCCATCCCTGAGCAAAAGATTGCCGAGGAGGCTGGAGACTGGCAGGTCTTGGTTGAAGCTGGCGCCATTCCCATGATTTCAGGATGTGGACAATGTATCGGTTTGGGTAAGGGACTTCTTGAGCCTGGTGAGGTCGGTATTAGTGCCAGTAACCGTAACTTCAAG GGCCGCATGGGTTCTACGTCAGCCAAGGCATACCTCTCCAGCCCTGAGATCGTCGCTGCCAGTGCTCTTCAAGGCAAGATCGCAGGCCCTGGCTGGTACCAGAAGCCcgagggtgttgagaaggtcatcaTTGGCGAGGGAAGTGGTGACTTTGTTGCTGACAAGGCTCTGTCCATTGAGGATGCtctcgacaagatcatcaacgAGGCTGATGCTTTGATCGCCGCTGCTGAGAAGTCCGAGGGTGCCGCTGAAGAAGCAAgccctgctgctgctgctgctgaggaggagtcGCTGACTGAGATCCTCCCCGGTTTCCCTGAAAAGGTCGAGGGTGAAATTGTCTTCTGCGACAGCGATAACATCAACACTGATGGCATCTACCCCG GCAAGTACACATACGAGGATAACATCTCACCAGAGAAGATGGCCGAAGTCTGCATGGAGAACTACGACACCGAATTCGGCAAAATCGCCCAACCGGGCGACATTCTCGTCACCGGCTTCAACTTCGGCTGCGGCTCATCCCGCGAACAAGCCGCAACCGCCATCCTCGCCAAGAAGATCCCGCTCGTCGTCTCCGGCAGCTTCGGCAACATCTTCAGCCgcaacagcatcaacaacgcGCTCATGGGCGTTGAAGTGCCTCGCCTCGTCGAGCGTCTCCGCGAGACCTACAAGAACGATACCGAGAAGCCGCTTACTCGACGAACGGGGTGGAAGTTCGTCTGGGATGTCAGGAGGTCAAAGGTTGTTGTTACGGAGAAGGATGGGAAGCAGTGGGAGCAGAAGGTTGGGGAGTTGCCTGCTAATGTGCAGGAGATTATCGCCAAGGGCGGTCTGGAGAAGTGGGTTAAGTCGAAGATTGAGGCGTGA
- a CDS encoding acyl-CoA dehydrogenase (At least one base has a quality score < 10), giving the protein MIRNPTVKMSRLASRCLIHLRPSLPHPAQRHAFSTTPPRHLMSLTGFSDNQLTVRDAISKICAEFPNTYWQSHDQDEQDPKEFHAALAKAGWLGIALPESLGGSALGISEATMMMQTITESGAGMAGAQSIHANVYATQPLAKFGSKEQLEDTIPKIVSGEYRVCFGVTEPNAGLDTLRLETAAKENSDGSFNVTGQKIWITCAQVASKMILLARTTPLDKVKKASEGLSLFCIDLNRDQPGLEMRRIKKMGGRAVDANEVFFDNYTIPSSSLIGEKDKGFKMILHGMNAERCLLAGEALGLGYAALSKAASYAKTRVVFKRQIGMNQAIAHPLADAYMKLEAAKLATYHAARLYDDESGTVGQDEIGVAANSAKYMAAEAAFTACERAVLTHGGMGYAVEYDVERWFRECLVPRIAPVSREMILNYISEKVLELPRSY; this is encoded by the coding sequence ATGATACGTAACCCGACTGTCAAAATGTCACGATTAGCTTCACGATGCCTCATTCACCTCCGCCCATCGCTACCTCACCCAGCACAACGACAcgccttctcaacaaccccCCCAAGGCATCTCATGAGCCTAACAGGCTTCTCAGACAACCAACTAACAGTCCGCGACGCCATCAGCAAGATATGCGCTGAATTCCCCAATACATACTGGCAGTCCCATGACCAAGATGAGCAAGACCCAAAGGAGTTCCACGCCGCTCTCGCAAAAGCCGGTTGGCTTGGTATTGCACTTCCAGAATCCTTAGGGGGCTCAGCTCTAGGGATTTCAGAGGCCACAATGATGATGCAGACGATCACAGAATCGGGTGCCGGTATGGCGGGTGCGCAGAGCATCCATGCTAATGTCTACGCGACGCAGCCTCTTGCCAAGTTTGGGTCGAAGGAGCAGTTGGAGGATACTATTCCTAAGATTGTGTCGGGGGAGTATCGAGTGTGCTTTGGAGTCACGGAGCCAAACGCTGGGCTTGATACACTTCGTTTAGAGACGGCAGCGAAAGAGAACTCGGATGGTTCATTCAACGTCACTGGTCAGAAGATCTGGATAACTTGTGCGCAAGTAGCGTCGAAAATGATCCTTCTCGCGAGAACTACACCATTAGATAAGGTTAAGAAGGCAAGCGAAGGCCTGTCCTTATTCTGTATTGATCTCAACCGTGACCAACCAGGCCTCGAAATGCGGCGGATCAAGAAAATGGGCGGCCGAGCAGTCGACGCCAATGAAGTGTTCTTCGATAATTACACCATCCCCTCCTCATCTCTCATCGGCGAAAAAGACAAGGGTTTCAAAATGATTCTTCACGGAATGAACGCTGAGCGCTGCCTCCTAGCTGGCGAAGCCCTCGGTCTCGGCTACGCCGCCCTCTCAAAAGCAGCATCCTACGCCAAAACTCGCGTTGTGTTCAAACGACAGATCGGAATGAACCAAGCAATTGCTCATCCGTTGGCAGATGCGTACATGAAGCTTGAAGCGGCGAAACTAGCGACGTATCATGCTGCGAGGTTgtatgatgatgagagtggTACTGTTGGACAGGATGAGATTGGGGTCGCGGCGAATAGTGCAAAGTACATGGCTGCTGAAGCGGCGTTCACGGCGTGTGAGAGGGCGGTGTTGACGCATGGCGGGATGGGGTATGCGGTTGAGTATGATGTTGAGAGGTGGTTTAGGGAGTGTCTTGTCCCGAGGATTGCGCCGGTTAGTAGGGAGATGATATTGAACTATATCAGTGAAAAGGTTCTTGAGTTGCCGAGGAGTTATTGA
- a CDS encoding endoribonuclease L-PSP, which yields MARTPVSTKKAPAVPQNLMNQAIIANGFVFTSGGVAMDPKTGKMIDGDIEAHTRQIISNLGAILDEAGSSLNDVIEVNIYLSDMKYYAKMNEVYAEYWGEIKPARTCVAVKSLPMNANIEIKCVGVITNPKSKL from the exons ATGGCACGAACACCAGTTTCTACGAAAAAGGCCCCCGCTGTGCCGCAAAACCTGATGAACcaggccatcatcgccaatggcttcgtcttcacATCTGGTGGCGTCGCGATGGACCCCAAGACAGGGAAGATGATTGATGGTGACATTGAGGCTCACACA CGCCAAATTATTTCCAACCTCGGCGCCATTCTAGACGAAGCTGGCTCGAGCCTCAATGATGTGATTGAAGTCAACATTTACTTGTCTGATATGAAGTACTACGCCAAGATGAACGAAGTCTATGCTGAGTACTGGGGCGAAATCAAGCCTGCTAGAAC ATGCGTTGCTGTCAAGAGTCTTCCGATGAACGCCAATATTGAGATCAAGTGTGTCGGAGTCATTACCAACCCCAAGTCAAAGCTGTAA